The Bacteroidales bacterium genome has a window encoding:
- a CDS encoding MlaD family protein has protein sequence MSSSSFKVRLGLFVAGGFVLLILGIFLIGRQKNLFNPVFKLTTTFYNVSGLQVGNNVRFSGINIGTVDKIKIINDSTIQVGMIIKEDVQQFIKTDCLATIGSEGIIGDRVLIITQGSANAASVITGQILLSSEPVEMDAIIASLQISAVNAEVITKQLAEIMIDVNHGKGTIGRLIQDSTIAENISDIIINFKDISTGAEEKLTIIMDNLNTNIDSIMASLNLTAANTEMTSGQMNAIMTEINEGDGTLGLLVRDTAMSGDLSQTFENLKESSKSLSENLTALKNSFLLRGYFKRQEKKKRKEEEKQLKINQNFPKGNIKEEEK, from the coding sequence ATGAGCTCATCATCATTTAAAGTACGATTGGGATTGTTTGTTGCCGGAGGATTTGTACTCCTTATTCTGGGCATATTCCTGATTGGAAGACAGAAAAACTTATTCAATCCGGTGTTCAAGCTTACCACTACCTTCTATAATGTAAGCGGGTTGCAGGTTGGAAATAATGTCCGTTTTTCGGGTATTAATATTGGAACAGTTGACAAAATCAAAATTATCAACGATTCGACCATACAGGTTGGCATGATCATCAAAGAAGATGTACAGCAATTTATAAAAACAGACTGCCTGGCTACAATTGGTTCCGAGGGAATTATTGGCGATCGTGTTTTGATTATAACACAAGGTTCCGCCAACGCCGCGTCGGTCATAACAGGGCAAATACTTTTGTCGTCGGAGCCGGTTGAAATGGATGCCATTATTGCAAGCCTTCAAATATCAGCGGTAAATGCCGAGGTAATAACAAAACAGTTAGCCGAAATAATGATCGATGTCAACCACGGCAAAGGAACGATAGGAAGACTAATACAGGACTCGACCATTGCGGAAAACATCAGTGACATCATCATTAATTTTAAAGATATCAGCACGGGTGCAGAGGAAAAACTTACCATTATCATGGACAACCTGAATACAAACATTGATTCCATTATGGCCAGCCTCAATTTGACGGCGGCCAATACGGAGATGACTTCCGGGCAAATGAACGCGATCATGACGGAAATTAATGAAGGCGACGGTACCCTCGGATTGCTGGTGCGGGATACTGCCATGTCGGGGGATCTTAGCCAGACTTTTGAAAACTTGAAAGAGAGCAGTAAAAGCCTGAGTGAAAATTTGACAGCACTAAAAAATAGCTTTCTTCTCAGGGGATATTTCAAAAGACAGGAAAAGAAGAAAAGAAAGGAAGAAGAGAAACAGCTTAAGATAAATCAAAATTTCCCTAAAGGTAATATAAAAGAAGAGGAGAAATAA
- a CDS encoding AraC family transcriptional regulator, with the protein MKLYVKYMVSLRCIMMVKEELKKLGLKYVVVDLGVVNFLEDITVEQREQLKVNLLKSGLEVMDDKKAILIEKVKNVITEMIHYSDEVPKENDSDYISRKMGYDYTYLANTFSEVKGITIQQFIIINKIEKAKELILYDELNLTEISYKLGYSSVAHLSNQFKKITGLTPSFFRNLSQKRKHNLEDV; encoded by the coding sequence ATGAAGCTTTACGTAAAATACATGGTGAGCCTCCGGTGCATAATGATGGTAAAGGAGGAGCTGAAAAAGCTGGGGCTGAAATATGTCGTGGTCGATCTTGGCGTGGTTAACTTTCTGGAGGATATAACAGTGGAACAGCGCGAGCAGTTGAAAGTAAATCTGTTAAAGTCGGGCCTGGAGGTAATGGACGATAAGAAAGCAATTCTAATTGAAAAAGTAAAAAACGTGATTACGGAAATGATTCATTATTCTGATGAGGTGCCTAAGGAAAATGATTCTGATTACATCAGCAGAAAAATGGGATACGATTACACCTATCTTGCCAATACGTTTTCGGAAGTGAAAGGTATTACCATTCAGCAGTTTATTATAATTAACAAAATTGAAAAGGCAAAAGAACTCATATTGTATGACGAGCTTAATCTTACGGAGATTTCCTACAAGCTTGGATACAGCAGTGTAGCACATCTTTCCAATCAGTTCAAGAAGATTACGGGGTTAACTCCTTCCTTCTTCAGGAATCTGAGTCAAAAGCGTAAGCATAATTTAGAAGACGTCTGA
- a CDS encoding carboxymuconolactone decarboxylase family protein, protein MHKEIPNHYQRIAEQYPEFLKAVENLGAATKGAGTLSEKKANLVQLAAAVAIRSEGAVHSHTRQLLQSGNDAAEIRHAIILLTSTIGFPAVMADLSWANDVIREFE, encoded by the coding sequence ATGCATAAAGAAATTCCAAATCACTACCAGCGTATTGCAGAACAATATCCTGAATTTTTAAAGGCAGTCGAAAACTTGGGCGCAGCCACCAAAGGTGCGGGAACACTGAGCGAAAAAAAGGCCAATCTGGTGCAACTGGCCGCGGCCGTTGCCATCCGCAGCGAAGGCGCCGTTCACAGCCATACACGGCAGCTTTTGCAATCCGGTAACGATGCCGCCGAAATCCGTCACGCCATCATCCTGCTCACCTCCACCATTGGCTTCCCGGCGGTGATGGCTGACCTTTCATGGGCCAACGATGTAATCAGGGAATTTGAATAA
- a CDS encoding serine hydrolase: MKHYYFLLSLSLLLISVGITAQAQQSAAVPEFVSEHLDQYVLDALADWNLPGVAVAIVKDGKVLVAKGYGLRDHRLPDSVDANTLFMIASNTKSFTATAVAMLEHQKKCKITDKVVDHVPGFAMNDPWVTQHVAIADVLSHRLGLGTFQRDFLYFYSNLKTEEIYEKFPLIIPQYEFRERYGYCNAGYFWAGQCIESITGKPWNNFIENQLLQPLDMNRTLMLSENLQQQQNIASAHTLQQGVLTVFPHTNIDVIGPAASMSSSVNDLSHWAIAQLDSGRYEGRQVIPYEVIRKTRYPQTIQRRNSFYGLGWSIDEYKEVEVVSHGGGILGFFTGVTLVPEMNLGIVVLTNSDENWFYDALKDEILDAFLDKPFGNYSSRYLQLYNRRQHNANQQIQQWRDTVAMNFQPSLPLNVFSGPYHNEIYGSIRVSVSGDSLLIQFEHNPDLKATLQHLSGDRFLCTYYPSRMGTEVFPFVVKDGQVHGFTLKVADRLEYTTYDFTKVFVD; the protein is encoded by the coding sequence ATGAAACACTACTACTTTTTACTATCCCTTTCCTTGCTGCTGATTAGCGTCGGAATCACCGCGCAGGCGCAGCAGTCTGCCGCTGTTCCTGAATTTGTAAGTGAGCATCTCGACCAATACGTGCTCGATGCTTTAGCCGACTGGAACCTGCCCGGAGTGGCGGTGGCCATTGTTAAAGACGGCAAGGTGCTCGTGGCCAAAGGTTATGGATTGCGCGATCATCGCCTGCCCGATTCGGTGGATGCCAATACGCTTTTTATGATCGCCAGCAATACCAAATCATTTACAGCCACCGCAGTGGCCATGCTCGAGCATCAGAAAAAATGCAAAATCACCGACAAAGTAGTGGATCATGTGCCCGGCTTTGCCATGAACGATCCCTGGGTGACACAGCATGTCGCCATTGCCGATGTGCTTTCGCACCGGCTGGGGCTGGGTACTTTTCAGCGCGACTTTCTGTACTTTTATTCCAATCTGAAAACCGAAGAGATTTACGAAAAGTTCCCTTTAATAATTCCCCAATACGAATTTCGTGAGCGTTACGGCTATTGCAATGCAGGCTATTTTTGGGCAGGCCAATGTATCGAAAGTATCACAGGAAAGCCGTGGAATAATTTTATCGAAAACCAGTTGCTGCAGCCGCTCGACATGAATCGCACATTGATGCTCTCAGAAAATTTGCAACAGCAACAAAATATAGCTTCTGCGCATACGCTTCAGCAAGGTGTACTCACGGTATTTCCACATACAAACATCGATGTGATCGGTCCGGCGGCTTCGATGAGTTCGTCGGTAAATGATCTTAGCCATTGGGCTATTGCCCAGCTCGACAGCGGTCGCTACGAGGGTCGACAGGTAATTCCTTATGAAGTAATTCGCAAAACACGTTATCCACAAACCATCCAGAGGCGCAACTCATTTTATGGACTCGGCTGGTCCATCGATGAATACAAAGAGGTGGAAGTGGTTTCGCATGGCGGTGGCATATTGGGTTTTTTTACAGGCGTTACGTTGGTTCCGGAAATGAATCTCGGCATCGTGGTGTTAACCAACTCCGACGAGAATTGGTTTTACGATGCGTTGAAAGACGAAATTCTCGACGCTTTTCTTGATAAACCTTTTGGCAATTACAGCAGCCGATATTTGCAGCTTTACAATCGGCGGCAGCACAATGCAAACCAACAAATTCAACAATGGCGCGATACGGTGGCGATGAATTTCCAGCCTTCGTTGCCGCTCAATGTGTTTTCCGGTCCCTACCATAATGAAATCTACGGGAGCATCCGCGTAAGCGTATCGGGCGATTCGTTGCTGATCCAGTTCGAACATAATCCCGACCTGAAAGCAACTTTGCAGCATCTTTCCGGCGACAGGTTTTTGTGCACCTATTATCCGTCGCGCATGGGCACCGAAGTGTTTCCTTTTGTTGTGAAAGATGGGCAGGTACACGGATTTACCCTCAAGGTAGCCGACAGGCTTGAATATACCACTTACGATTTTACCAAAGTGTTCGTGGATTAG
- the mfd gene encoding transcription-repair coupling factor codes for MNTAEILEHYTSNSQVRQMAELLLQEQLQRVHLSGGKGSQRAFVAASVMQTLKGTQVFVLPDKESAAYFHNDLESLFGERDKEYSRRKVLFFPTSYKRPYEIEKTDASNILLRSEVLNKLHGRKHNFAVVTYPEALAEKVVTKLVVAKNTLNIKKGDRLTLEFTQEALADLKFDLVDFVVEPGQYAVRGGIIDIFSFSSDYPYRIEFFGDEIESIRTFEPGNQLSLTMHNSVSVMPDLQKRDQSEEKIPFTSFVAAGTTFWFDDMHYTFERMNLEMDKALEAFDISVLKIKTDPHQFFINGDTFVAQVLEFSVVEFGTATMLDATANFHFDVFPQPSFNKNFDLFIKQLHQNTLNGLDNIIFATSLKQVERLNAILSDAIKKDNTPSHLEYEAIALPVHEGFMDNTLKLALFTDHQIFDRYHRFHLRESNKGRQALTLKEIYDLQPGDFVTHIDHGVGRFDGLETVDNQGKEQEAIRLVYQNGDLLYVSIHSLHRISKFVGKEGMPPTLNRLGSNNWNRLKERTRKKVKDIARELIKLYAERKRAKGFSFAPDSYLQHELEASFIYEDTPDQYTATQDAKSDMEKEYPMDRLVCGDVGFGKTEVAMRTAFKAVTDSKQVAVMVPTTILALQHYKTFKKRLKDFPVNVEYINRFKSAKEQSRIIEELEEGKIDILIGTHKLVSKKIKFRDLGLLVIDEEQKFGVSVKEKLKQMKVNVDTLTLTATPIPRTLQFSLMGARDLSVINTPPPNRIPIHTEVRGFGEEVISEAINYEVSRNGQVYFVHNRVQNIAEVADMLRKFCPGVKIGIGHGQMDGKHLEQVMLDFIEGDYDVLVATTIIENGLDIPNANTIIINDAQNFGLSDLHQLRGRVGRANKQAFCYLLSPPLSSLTTEARKRLKAIEEFSNLGSGFNIAMRDLDIRGAGNLLGAEQSGFISDIGYEMYHKILDEAMLELREEEFKDVFSDQPPRDFVTDCQIETDLQILIPKDYVAVTTERLSLYKELDNVASEEALQRFAKRLTDRFGAFPAEVDSLFDTIRVRWIARKIGLEKVVLKNEKMIGYFVGTQESGYYQSEAFGFVLNYMKNNPVAFRMHQTESKLRLIFDKVPDVATALKKLQPLLKSGQEVPA; via the coding sequence TTGAACACAGCAGAGATTCTCGAACATTATACCAGCAACAGCCAGGTACGGCAGATGGCCGAACTGCTGCTACAAGAGCAGTTACAGCGGGTGCATCTGTCGGGCGGCAAGGGATCGCAACGCGCTTTTGTAGCTGCCAGCGTGATGCAAACTCTCAAAGGCACGCAGGTTTTTGTCCTTCCCGACAAGGAATCGGCAGCCTATTTTCATAATGATCTGGAAAGCCTCTTTGGCGAGCGCGACAAAGAATACAGCAGACGCAAGGTGCTCTTTTTCCCTACCTCTTACAAAAGGCCTTATGAAATAGAAAAAACGGATGCTTCCAATATTTTGCTGCGCAGCGAGGTGCTCAACAAGCTGCACGGACGGAAGCACAACTTTGCCGTTGTAACCTATCCCGAGGCGCTGGCCGAAAAAGTGGTGACCAAACTGGTGGTCGCCAAAAATACGCTGAACATTAAAAAAGGCGACCGCCTCACGCTGGAGTTTACGCAGGAAGCGCTTGCCGATCTAAAATTTGACCTTGTGGATTTTGTGGTAGAACCCGGACAATATGCTGTTCGCGGCGGCATCATCGACATCTTTTCTTTTTCGAGCGACTACCCGTACCGCATCGAATTTTTTGGTGATGAGATCGAATCCATCCGCACTTTTGAGCCGGGCAATCAGCTCTCGCTAACAATGCACAACAGCGTATCGGTGATGCCCGACCTGCAGAAACGCGACCAGAGCGAGGAGAAAATTCCTTTTACATCCTTCGTAGCCGCCGGCACCACTTTCTGGTTCGACGATATGCATTATACCTTTGAAAGGATGAATCTGGAGATGGACAAAGCGCTGGAAGCTTTCGATATTTCTGTATTAAAAATAAAAACCGATCCGCACCAATTCTTTATTAATGGCGACACTTTCGTAGCTCAGGTGCTGGAGTTTTCGGTTGTCGAATTTGGTACCGCCACCATGCTCGACGCCACCGCCAACTTCCATTTCGATGTGTTTCCGCAGCCCTCTTTCAACAAGAATTTCGATCTTTTTATAAAACAGTTACACCAAAACACGCTTAACGGCCTCGACAATATAATATTTGCAACCAGCCTGAAGCAGGTGGAGCGGCTGAATGCCATCCTGAGCGACGCCATCAAAAAAGACAACACTCCAAGCCATCTCGAATACGAAGCCATTGCTTTGCCGGTGCACGAAGGCTTTATGGACAACACGCTTAAGCTGGCGCTATTTACCGATCATCAGATTTTTGACCGGTACCACCGTTTTCATCTTCGCGAAAGCAACAAAGGACGTCAGGCGCTGACGCTAAAAGAAATTTACGACCTGCAGCCCGGCGACTTCGTTACACACATCGACCATGGCGTTGGGCGCTTCGATGGTCTCGAAACGGTGGATAATCAAGGCAAAGAGCAGGAAGCCATACGTTTGGTGTACCAAAATGGCGATCTGCTTTATGTGAGCATCCACTCGCTGCATCGTATTTCTAAGTTTGTAGGAAAAGAAGGGATGCCGCCGACACTCAACAGATTGGGTTCAAATAATTGGAACCGCCTGAAGGAGCGCACCCGGAAAAAGGTGAAGGACATCGCCCGCGAGCTGATCAAGCTTTATGCTGAACGGAAGCGTGCCAAAGGCTTTTCCTTTGCACCCGACTCCTACCTGCAGCACGAGCTGGAAGCATCGTTTATTTACGAAGATACTCCCGACCAATACACGGCCACGCAGGACGCCAAAAGCGACATGGAAAAAGAATATCCGATGGACCGGCTGGTTTGTGGTGATGTAGGATTTGGAAAAACAGAAGTGGCCATGCGCACCGCTTTCAAAGCAGTTACCGACAGCAAACAGGTGGCTGTAATGGTGCCCACCACCATCCTAGCTTTGCAACATTATAAAACTTTCAAAAAACGACTTAAAGACTTTCCTGTAAACGTCGAATACATCAACCGCTTCAAGTCGGCCAAAGAGCAGTCGCGCATTATCGAAGAGCTGGAAGAAGGCAAAATTGATATCCTCATCGGCACCCACAAGCTGGTGTCAAAAAAAATAAAATTCCGCGACCTGGGGCTGCTCGTCATCGACGAGGAGCAGAAATTTGGTGTAAGTGTAAAAGAAAAGCTCAAGCAAATGAAGGTGAATGTGGACACGCTCACCCTCACCGCCACGCCCATTCCGCGCACGTTGCAGTTTTCGCTGATGGGTGCCCGCGACCTTTCGGTAATCAACACACCGCCGCCCAACCGCATCCCCATCCATACCGAAGTGCGCGGCTTTGGCGAAGAGGTCATCAGCGAGGCCATCAATTACGAAGTGTCGCGCAACGGGCAGGTTTATTTTGTGCACAACCGCGTACAAAATATCGCCGAAGTAGCCGACATGCTCCGCAAGTTTTGTCCCGGCGTAAAAATCGGAATTGGCCACGGGCAGATGGACGGGAAACATCTGGAACAGGTGATGCTCGACTTTATCGAAGGCGACTACGATGTGCTGGTAGCTACCACCATCATCGAAAACGGGCTCGACATTCCCAACGCCAACACCATCATCATCAACGACGCCCAGAACTTCGGCCTGAGCGACCTGCACCAACTACGCGGGCGCGTGGGACGTGCCAACAAGCAAGCTTTTTGCTACCTGCTTTCCCCGCCACTGTCCTCCCTCACCACCGAAGCCCGCAAACGCTTGAAAGCCATCGAGGAATTTTCTAATCTTGGAAGTGGCTTCAACATCGCCATGCGTGACCTCGACATCCGTGGCGCCGGAAACCTGCTGGGCGCCGAACAAAGTGGTTTTATCTCCGACATCGGCTACGAGATGTACCACAAAATTTTGGATGAAGCCATGCTTGAGCTGCGCGAAGAGGAATTTAAAGATGTCTTCAGCGATCAGCCCCCACGCGACTTCGTTACCGACTGCCAGATAGAAACCGACCTGCAAATTCTTATCCCGAAAGATTATGTAGCTGTAACCACCGAGCGACTTAGCCTTTATAAGGAACTCGACAACGTGGCCAGCGAAGAAGCGCTGCAACGTTTTGCTAAGCGCCTCACCGACCGCTTTGGAGCTTTCCCTGCCGAAGTGGACTCGCTCTTCGATACGATCCGCGTGCGCTGGATAGCCCGCAAGATAGGTCTTGAAAAAGTAGTTTTGAAAAATGAAAAAATGATTGGATATTTTGTGGGAACCCAGGAGTCGGGGTATTACCAGTCGGAGGCTTTTGGATTCGTCCTCAACTACATGAAAAATAACCCGGTGGCTTTTCGCATGCACCAGACAGAAAGCAAGCTGCGGCTGATTTTCGACAAAGTGCCCGATGTAGCCACAGCGCTCAAAAAACTACAACCGCTCCTCAAGTCTGGCCAGGAAGTGCCAGCTTAG
- the tatA gene encoding twin-arginine translocase TatA/TatE family subunit, protein MNYHIITAWAPGAFEIIVILVVILLLFGGRKIPELMRGIGKGIKEFKDGVKDDEKPDDNPKD, encoded by the coding sequence ATGAATTACCATATCATCACCGCTTGGGCGCCCGGAGCTTTCGAGATCATCGTTATTCTGGTAGTGATTCTGCTGCTTTTCGGCGGACGCAAAATACCGGAACTGATGCGTGGCATCGGCAAGGGTATCAAAGAATTTAAAGATGGTGTAAAAGACGACGAGAAACCGGACGACAATCCCAAAGACTAA
- a CDS encoding AMP-binding protein yields the protein MIDHRNINGITFQGKYREGEALRDYCTEELSMKQTEPWRRSIFSFLMQWLDDKSHIIVPSSGSSGQPKQLQLSKQHMVNSALKTGAFLDLKKGDSALLCLSADYIAGKMMLVRAMTLELNLFITEPADNPLQNIPDARFDFAAMVPLQVHELLKTKAGEAKLNNIRNLIIGGSDIGFALRNKIKTLTNRTFHTYGMTETVSHIAMQQLNGQIPDEVFHLLPGVNISTDSHQRLIIDAPDVASVPVHTNDVAELLTPDTFRILGRYDQMIISGGINLFPEVLEAKIETFIPKRFAISCVADERLGEKVVLVIEDEKWEVENTRILKANISKALERFAIPKEIIFINKIPETPNQKIDRIALRKAVEVSV from the coding sequence ATGATCGATCACAGAAATATCAACGGAATAACGTTTCAAGGAAAATATCGCGAAGGCGAGGCGCTGCGTGATTATTGCACCGAAGAGCTGTCGATGAAGCAAACCGAACCTTGGCGCCGGAGCATCTTCAGTTTCCTAATGCAATGGCTCGACGACAAAAGCCACATCATCGTTCCTTCAAGCGGCAGCAGCGGCCAGCCAAAGCAGTTGCAGCTTAGCAAGCAGCACATGGTGAACAGTGCGCTGAAAACGGGTGCATTTTTAGATTTAAAAAAAGGAGACAGTGCTTTGCTTTGCCTATCGGCAGATTATATTGCCGGCAAAATGATGCTCGTAAGGGCGATGACGCTTGAGCTGAATCTTTTCATCACAGAACCCGCAGACAACCCGCTGCAGAATATTCCTGATGCGCGTTTCGATTTTGCCGCGATGGTGCCTTTGCAGGTACACGAATTATTAAAAACCAAAGCTGGCGAAGCAAAACTCAACAATATCCGAAACCTGATCATCGGTGGCAGCGACATTGGATTTGCTTTAAGAAATAAAATTAAAACCTTGACCAACCGCACTTTTCATACCTATGGCATGACAGAAACCGTTTCGCATATTGCCATGCAGCAGCTCAACGGACAGATTCCCGACGAGGTGTTTCATCTCTTACCGGGCGTAAATATTTCTACCGACAGCCACCAACGGCTGATTATTGACGCTCCGGATGTTGCCTCAGTGCCGGTTCATACCAACGATGTAGCTGAACTGCTCACTCCCGACACTTTCCGTATCCTGGGGCGCTACGATCAGATGATCATTTCCGGTGGCATTAATCTTTTTCCAGAAGTGCTCGAAGCGAAAATCGAAACTTTTATTCCAAAGCGATTTGCCATTTCATGCGTTGCCGACGAACGACTGGGTGAAAAAGTGGTTTTGGTGATCGAAGATGAGAAGTGGGAAGTAGAAAATACTCGAATACTGAAAGCCAATATTTCTAAAGCATTGGAGCGGTTTGCCATTCCCAAAGAAATTATTTTTATTAATAAAATCCCGGAAACTCCTAACCAAAAGATTGATCGGATTGCTTTAAGGAAGGCCGTGGAAGTCTCGGTTTAA
- the menC gene encoding o-succinylbenzoate synthase: MKAWFKKYQLHFHRPAGTSRGVMTTREGWFIFVKNDSSDYTGIGEIAPLPNLSCDDRPDLESKINEVCKDINNYKFWLGEGLQDFPSVRFGLETALLDLKNGADRVLFPSEFTTGRAGIPINGLIWMGDAEYMQEQLSQKIEQGYRCIKLKIGAIDFDRELQLIAALRKQYDSAAIEIRVDANGAFGADDAMEKLQQLARLDVHSIEQPVRQGQWPLMAEICKHAPLPIALDEELIGVNAFAEKENLLDTLQPQYIILKPSLHGGMAGCDEWIALAAERNIGWWITSALESNVGLSAIAQYTFRKNVTIPQGLGTGQLFTNNIPSPLEIESGQLFYKPERCWDFKTQMALEK, translated from the coding sequence ATGAAAGCCTGGTTTAAAAAATATCAGCTCCATTTTCATCGTCCGGCAGGCACTTCCCGTGGCGTTATGACCACGCGCGAGGGTTGGTTTATTTTTGTAAAAAATGATTCTTCAGATTATACCGGCATCGGCGAAATAGCGCCTTTGCCCAATCTTAGTTGCGATGACCGTCCTGATCTGGAATCGAAAATAAATGAAGTATGTAAGGATATTAATAACTACAAATTTTGGCTCGGTGAAGGGTTGCAGGATTTTCCTTCGGTGCGTTTTGGTCTGGAGACGGCATTGTTGGATTTAAAAAATGGTGCTGACCGGGTGTTGTTCCCTTCTGAATTTACGACCGGCCGAGCTGGCATTCCCATCAATGGTTTGATTTGGATGGGCGATGCAGAATACATGCAGGAGCAGCTTTCGCAAAAAATAGAACAAGGGTATCGTTGCATAAAATTAAAAATCGGCGCCATTGATTTTGATCGAGAGTTGCAACTGATTGCTGCATTGCGAAAGCAATATGATTCCGCTGCCATCGAGATACGCGTAGATGCCAACGGCGCTTTTGGTGCTGATGACGCAATGGAAAAGTTGCAGCAGCTCGCAAGATTGGATGTGCATAGTATCGAGCAGCCGGTGCGGCAGGGGCAGTGGCCATTGATGGCCGAAATTTGTAAACACGCGCCGTTGCCCATAGCGCTCGACGAAGAGCTGATTGGTGTCAACGCTTTCGCTGAAAAAGAAAACCTGCTCGACACCTTGCAGCCGCAGTATATCATTCTGAAACCTTCGCTGCACGGCGGCATGGCCGGCTGTGACGAATGGATAGCGTTGGCGGCGGAGCGCAACATTGGTTGGTGGATTACCTCAGCGCTCGAAAGCAATGTTGGGCTAAGTGCCATTGCGCAATATACTTTCCGTAAAAATGTAACCATTCCGCAAGGCCTCGGCACCGGACAGCTTTTTACTAACAATATTCCGTCTCCGCTTGAGATCGAATCAGGCCAACTTTTTTATAAACCGGAAAGATGTTGGGATTTTAAAACCCAGATGGCATTAGAAAAGTAG
- the menA gene encoding 1,4-dihydroxy-2-naphthoate octaprenyltransferase, with protein MATFRSWVSASRLRTLPLAASSTLAGSFMAVADRVYNISIIIWALVTTLLLQILSNMANDLGDSLKGTDNEHRLGPLRTVQSGNIKVAEMKMAVAVVALITLISGIILIVSSLGIANWKVLLFLALGIASIAAAITYTIGRTAYGYSGFGDLFVFLFFGLTGVLGTYYLNAHQLNADTFLMAISVGFLSTGVLNLNNLRDIDNDRRSNKHTIAVRLGERNAKIYHLLLIVIALTAGIAYTLLNFVSPWQFLYLLTLPLFASQLIAIFRIKEHRRLDPFLRYLALTTFAFVLLFGAGIMISL; from the coding sequence ATGGCAACTTTCAGATCGTGGGTTTCAGCCTCGCGGCTGCGCACTTTGCCACTGGCTGCCTCCAGCACGCTGGCCGGCAGTTTCATGGCTGTGGCCGATCGCGTGTATAATATTTCAATTATCATCTGGGCGCTCGTCACCACTTTGCTGCTGCAGATACTCTCCAACATGGCCAACGATCTGGGCGACTCGCTCAAAGGTACCGACAACGAACACCGGCTGGGGCCGCTGCGCACCGTGCAAAGCGGCAACATTAAAGTGGCTGAAATGAAAATGGCCGTGGCAGTGGTGGCTTTGATTACGCTGATTTCTGGAATTATTCTTATCGTTTCGAGTCTGGGAATTGCAAATTGGAAAGTCCTGCTCTTTCTGGCGCTGGGCATCGCAAGCATTGCGGCAGCCATAACCTACACCATCGGGCGCACAGCTTATGGCTACAGCGGATTTGGCGATCTTTTCGTGTTTCTCTTTTTCGGACTTACCGGCGTATTGGGCACCTATTATCTCAACGCACACCAACTAAACGCCGACACTTTTCTGATGGCAATTTCAGTAGGATTTCTCAGCACCGGGGTGCTTAACCTCAACAACCTGCGCGACATCGACAACGACCGCCGTTCAAACAAACACACCATTGCCGTGAGGCTTGGAGAGCGCAACGCCAAAATTTATCATCTGCTTCTCATTGTCATTGCTTTGACGGCTGGGATAGCCTACACATTGCTTAATTTCGTGTCGCCCTGGCAGTTTCTTTACTTGCTCACATTGCCTCTGTTTGCCTCTCAATTGATCGCTATTTTCCGCATCAAAGAACACCGCCGCCTCGACCCGTTCCTGCGCTACCTGGCACTCACCACTTTTGCTTTTGTATTACTTTTTGGCGCCGGTATTATGATATCCTTATGA